From Candidatus Tisiphia endosymbiont of Melanophora roralis, a single genomic window includes:
- a CDS encoding type IV secretion system protein has translation MKIHKVTNCTSLSRYNSPRCHSSVGGNDIKGNRNRPLSKLAYAQGCEGDASPRTAAYSNVREDSSTNVAYKSPAEVEFRKRSNDIKGSRNNTLGLLYLLKTCPLGKVIKIFIQCCLVLFSSKVFAGFGDPCPSATFAVDDYLRQNTAYGHLLYSIDITGTPNGCDATDPQFKFCLKNKDGSPLECKVITLNLNDSKRLSELSTDNNPDLGGNTLLKDIILTVKIVDKRLCLVMATSKGQLPLACKNTTTPAPVAPPDEQCRNIGKTCCMGTTRSQSLLNFSGLAVDCVKETLDKVFFRYSSCDPKNDQISLTALNPFSTFQESLKISIRAALILYVMFFAVNMILNKEYGNLDKIASFVMKLIVVTYFATGLGPAYFKGGKETTENGMLQYGLPLLTELTPQFAQIVFNAGGSRGLCEYDTSKYKDGYKFYALWDAVDCRIGYYLGMGLYYNTESVLNGIPNDVPGGTKGTAVNFKKPGNEAPDALRKVGGFRFFTVMFGLFLSGQIIIVASGIIFSVIFVSIILYFITHYLVCLVTIYVMTYISPIFIPMALFTRTKAYFDAWLKICISCAVQPAVVAGFIALLLTMYDSAIYKNCEFMRHDYTYSSDAQFSTFELRLPNTNTEDCKNSAGYKLLRYYSGEGWEKHLLILFPIKSIVIDVVSLLVDLLYVLIFSIIFYYFSKSISQFAAELTGGPIMDSVTASPTKIVDMVKKGAEFIADAAKSSGGKPPQKNPLEKPRKGGEEAKDSGGGDSGGGSEGGMSSGGGGGG, from the coding sequence ATGAAAATTCATAAAGTCACCAACTGTACAAGTTTAAGTAGGTATAATAGTCCTCGATGTCATTCCAGCGTAGGCGGGAATGATATTAAGGGAAACAGGAATAGACCTCTTTCGAAACTCGCTTATGCGCAAGGGTGTGAAGGAGACGCTTCACCTCGAACCGCAGCGTACTCTAATGTACGTGAGGATTCGAGTACAAACGTCGCGTACAAATCGCCAGCAGAAGTAGAGTTTCGAAAGAGGTCTAATGATATAAAAGGAAGCAGGAATAACACATTAGGGCTGTTATACCTACTTAAAACTTGCCCACTTGGTAAAGTCATAAAAATTTTTATACAATGTTGTTTGGTACTTTTTTCAAGCAAAGTTTTTGCTGGTTTTGGAGATCCGTGTCCATCAGCTACATTTGCAGTAGATGATTATCTAAGACAAAACACAGCTTACGGGCATCTTCTATATAGTATTGATATAACCGGTACTCCTAATGGGTGTGATGCAACTGACCCACAATTTAAATTCTGTCTCAAAAATAAAGATGGTAGTCCTCTAGAGTGTAAAGTTATTACTCTTAATTTAAATGATTCTAAGCGTCTTAGTGAGTTAAGCACTGATAATAATCCTGATTTAGGTGGAAATACTTTATTAAAAGATATTATTTTAACAGTAAAAATTGTCGATAAAAGATTGTGCCTAGTCATGGCTACCTCAAAAGGACAACTTCCACTAGCTTGTAAAAATACTACCACACCAGCTCCGGTAGCACCACCAGACGAACAATGCCGGAATATAGGTAAAACTTGTTGTATGGGTACTACAAGGAGTCAGTCATTACTTAATTTTTCTGGCTTAGCTGTAGATTGTGTAAAGGAAACTCTTGATAAAGTTTTTTTTCGTTATAGTAGCTGTGATCCAAAAAATGATCAGATTAGTTTGACTGCCCTTAATCCTTTCTCAACCTTCCAAGAATCTTTGAAAATATCTATTAGGGCGGCGTTAATATTATATGTTATGTTTTTTGCTGTTAATATGATTTTAAACAAAGAATATGGTAATTTAGATAAAATAGCATCTTTTGTTATGAAGCTAATAGTTGTCACTTATTTTGCTACAGGTCTTGGACCAGCGTATTTTAAGGGTGGAAAGGAAACTACCGAAAATGGTATGCTGCAGTATGGTTTACCATTACTCACGGAGCTTACTCCACAATTTGCGCAAATAGTTTTTAATGCTGGTGGCTCTCGAGGATTATGTGAGTACGATACTAGTAAGTATAAAGATGGGTATAAGTTTTATGCACTTTGGGATGCTGTTGATTGTAGGATAGGTTATTATTTGGGTATGGGGCTATATTACAACACAGAATCCGTTTTAAACGGTATTCCTAATGATGTGCCGGGTGGAACTAAAGGTACTGCTGTAAACTTTAAAAAACCTGGAAATGAAGCTCCGGATGCATTGAGAAAAGTGGGAGGATTCAGATTTTTTACTGTAATGTTTGGTTTATTCTTATCTGGACAAATAATAATAGTAGCATCTGGAATAATATTTTCCGTAATATTTGTTTCAATAATTTTATATTTTATAACACACTATTTAGTATGTCTAGTTACCATATATGTCATGACCTATATTTCTCCTATATTTATTCCTATGGCTTTATTTACTAGAACCAAAGCGTATTTTGATGCATGGCTAAAAATTTGTATATCTTGTGCAGTGCAGCCTGCAGTGGTAGCTGGTTTTATTGCCTTATTACTTACTATGTATGATTCGGCAATATACAAGAATTGTGAGTTTATGAGGCATGACTATACGTATAGCAGTGATGCTCAGTTTAGTACTTTTGAGCTTAGATTACCAAATACTAATACTGAGGATTGTAAAAATAGTGCTGGATATAAATTATTACGATATTATTCAGGGGAAGGTTGGGAGAAGCATCTTTTAATTCTTTTTCCAATTAAATCAATTGTTATAGATGTCGTATCACTATTAGTAGACTTACTTTATGTATTAATTTTTTCAATTATTTTCTATTATTTTTCAAAATCAATTAGTCAATTTGCTGCCGAGCTTACTGGTGGTCCTATCATGGATTCTGTAACAGCTAGTCCTACTAAGATAGTTGATATGGTTAAAAAAGGGGCAGAGTTTATTGCCGATGCTGCAAAAAGCTCCGGTGGAAAACCACCGCAGAAAAATCCTTTAGAAAAACCAAGGAAAGGAGGAGAAGAAGCAAAAGATTCAGGTGGGGGTGATAGTGGTGGCGGTAGTGAAGGTGGTATGAGTTCTGGAGGTGGTGGCGGTGGTTAA